The sequence GCTTTTTTACCCGCAATTTCTGCACCATCAGATTCTAAATAAATATCTTTAATTTTTTGAGTATCATAGGCTGTCAATCCGGTGAAGATCACCACAGAAAGCGCAGATATCACAAAACTCATCGCACTACTATGCATAAAAAGATTCACGAGAGAAGCAATAACAATACCGATCAATCCCATGAACAAAAAAGAACCCATGGATGTTAAATCTTTTTTAGTTGTGTAGCCGTATAAGGCCATCGCCCCAAACATACTGGCTGTGATAAAGAAAATACGCGCGACACTTTCCCCCGTATAAAGCAACAACAAAGGTGTCAGAGAGAACCCGACTAATGTTGCATAAACCCAGAAAGTTGTCTGGGCTGCTGAAAAGCTCATCCTGCCAACCCGAAAGCTTAAGAATAATACTACTGCGAGCGGCGCAAACAGAGTAACATACTGCATCCCCGGAGCATAAAGAAATTGGTTTAAGGCGGGAATTGTTGCCGCCAAAAATGCCGCTAAGCCGGTAATACCCAAGCCAAGCCCCATATAGGCGAAAACACGTTGCATATAGCCACGCAAACCTTCTTCAAAAGCCGCAAACTGGCCTGAGCGAGTAACTGTACGATTTTGGTAAGACATACGTAACTTCTCCATAAAAATTAGTAAAATAGACCATCTATTTATAAATATAATACATTTTTTTATCTTAGAAAGCAATCAAAGCAGGCTTTTTTACGCGAATGAGCTCATCCCCTGTGGTTTGCATGAGATTTTTTCATCGTTTAGTCGTGGTGATTATCTTAACTTTAGGATATTATGTGGGAACATTCGACCACTTTCGAACTGGACTCTTGGAGATACCTTATGCTAGCTATCAGAGATCAAGCTCCTGATTTTACCTTACGAAGCGATACGGGGGAGACGATTGCTCTGTCTGCCCTTAAAGGCAAAAAAGTTGTCCTTTACTTTTATCCAAAGGATAACACCAGTGGCTGCACCAAGCAAGCTTGCGATATTCGAGATAATCTCGCTGAGATTAAGGCAAAGGCTGCCATTGTAATTGGGGTTTCTAAAGATTCCTTAAAATCCCATGCAAAATTCAGAGAAAATCACCAATTGAATTTTCCCTTGTTAAGTGATGAAACAGGTGAGATTTGTGAAAAATATGGAACATGGGTTGAAAAATCCATGTATGGGCGCAAGTATATGGGCATTGACCGTGCCACTTTTATCATTGATGAGCAGGGTAAGATTTCTCATATTTGGCGTAAAGTAAAGGTTCCTGGCCACTTAGTGGATGTTTTAGGAAAGCTATAATTATGCTACTCCCCAAACACATAGCCTGGACAGTTTTTGCCATGAATGTCATATTGATTTCCTCAATCGATATTTATATTCCTGCAGCTCCTTATTTGTCCCATTTATTTGAGGTTGAAGATTCGATCATGAAGCTCACATTTCTGATCAATCCTCTTTTGTCCTCTTTGATGGGTATCCCCTTTGGGCGTTATTCTGACAAGGTCGGCCGACGGCCCTTCATCATTGCGGGTACTTGCTTGTACATTATCGGATCTTTATTATGCACAGTTGCCCCTGGAATAGAGATTTTCTTTGTGGGGCGCTGTCTTCAAGCGATGGGAACAGGTGGCTTGTCGGTTTTAAGTGGGGCCCTGTTGGCCGATATTTTTGCCGGCGCCACCTTAGCACGCTATATGGGGATTCTTGCTAGTATTTATCCACTTGTTTTTGCCTTAGCACCCATTATCGGTGCAGAAATTTTGACCCACTTTGGATGGCGTTATATCTTTTCAATAAATTTGATCGCCATGGTCTGTATGGCAGTTTTTATGTGGACCATACTTCCAGAAACGAATAGGCAAACTAAATTATCGTCCAAGCCAGCAGAAGGCATGGCAGGGATGCGCACTCTCCTGTTTAGCGGAACTGCATTTTTATTAGTAATGATTCATGCAATGCCCATTTGCTTTAATGGCATTTTCACTGTTAACAGCCCTTTTATCTATATTGATAATTTTTTGATGACACCAACCGAATTCGCCTATATTCAAGCAATCCCTGTTTCCACTCAATTTATCGGGGCTTTTATTTACAAATCAATTGTTGAAAGAATTGGGCTTGCCAGTAGCTTAAAATTTGGGCTCGTTACCACAATTACATTTATTCTTGTGTCCGTTTGCATGATGAGCGGCTTTATCCAACCAGACCCTTACCTGATCATATCAATTATCTCAATATTTTCTTTAGGCTCAACATTCCTCATTTCATCCGCAGCGACACTAATTCTCGATAAAAACCCGGGCAATAAAGGCTTGACCATGTCTTATATTTCCTTCATGCGCAACATGGCAATTTCCATCGGGGTGGGGGTTATCTCTACCTTTCATTATGAAACCATTACCCCTATTATTGGGTGCATGATTGCAGCTGCTGCTCTTGAAGCTATTTTAGTTCGGGCTCAATTAAGGAAGATGATGTGAAACTTAAACGATCGACATTATTAAAGCTAATCAATTTCTGGCTACCATTTGTGGGAGCTGGTATTAGAGTTAAATCCATTTCCGATGACATTTTGTCCATTGATGTGGAAATGAAATTACGCTGGTGGAATCGCAATTACGTAAAAACCCATTTTGGTGGTTCCTTGTATGCGATGACCGATGCCTTTTTTATGATGATCTTATTGGAAAATCTAGGTAAAGATTATATTGTTTGGGATAAAGCAGCGACAATTCGTTTTAAAAAACCAGGCAGAGGAACGGTTCGGGCTCATTTTCACATCCCGCTTGAAGAAATTGAAAGAATTCGACAACTTGCCAATACAAACTATAAAGTTGAGCCTCAATTTACCGTCAATGTGATGGATGAGAGCGGCACCATTATTGCTGAGGTGGACAAACTGCTGTATGTCCGACGCAAAGATAAAACCTAACAATAAAAAATAAAATACTCCCTCTTCCCATCAGAATTTTTTTTGACATCTTTAATAACTAAATGGTGAGGAACCCGCCTTAGCTTTCAGTTAGCACCTGGCGAATTCGATTAATTCCCCAATCAATCTCTTCCTTAGTAATAACCAATGGCGGTGCCAAACGCACAACTGTTTCATGGGTTTCTTTAGATAAAACTCCCAATTTTGCTAGTTTCTCACAAATTTGACGGGCGGCGGCAATTTTTGGATTAATCTCGAGACCAATCCACAGCCCAATGCCGCGGATATCCTTAACCATCTTGCTATCAATAGATTGCAGTTGTTTTGTCAAATAAGCTCCCATTTCTTGACTGCGTTCACACAACTGATCCTCTTCCAAGAGCTCTAGCGCTTTGATTGCAATAGCCGCTCCCAACGGATTACCACCAAAGGTTGACCCATGACTGCCAGGATTAAAAACATCCATCAAATGACGTTTTCCAGCCACCCCGGATACAGGGAATAACCCGCCTCCCAAAGCTTTCCCCAAGATCACAGCATCTGGGCTAACATCTTCATGTTCGCACGCCAGAATTTTTCCAGTGCGTCCCAGGCCGCTCTGCACCTCGTCAACCACCAGCATCACATTATTTTTCTTACAAATAGCAGACACTTGCTTCAGCCAACCTTTCGGCGGCATGACAATTCCTGCTTCTCCTTGAATTGGCTCTGTCAGCACCGCACAGGTATTCGGAGTAATTGCCTTTTCAAGCGCGATGGCATCACCAAAAGGAACGGATTTAAACCCAGCCAAAAACGGCCCAAATCCCTTTTGATAATCTTTGTCGGAAGAAAAACTGATAATACCAATTGTGCGACCGTGGAAATTTTGGGACGTAACAATAATTTCTGCTTGATCAGTGGGAATGCCTTTAACTTGATAGCCCCACCGCCGTACTGCTTTAATAGCCGTTTCCACAGCTTCAGCTCCCGTGTTCATCGGTAACATTCGATCCATCCCAGTCATTTTACAGACTGTTTCTAAGAAGCGGGGCATCACATCATTATGATAAGCCCGTGAACACATAGCCAATCGGTTAACCTGATCGATCATAGTAGAAACAAGGCGCGGATGCGAATGGCCATGGCTGACTGCTGAATAGGCGGACATCATATCCAGATATTTTTTACCTGTTACATCCCACAGCCAAACGCCTTCACCCCGACAAAGGACAACAGGAAGTGGATGGTAATTATGAGCCCCCCACCGATCTTCGAGATCCATATAGTCTTGACTCTCCATCATCCGTGACCTCGCTGTTGTGGTTGCTGCAAAACCTTCCATTTTTTTCTCCCCATCATTGAATAGACAAATCTCCAAATTAAATTAAGCGTTTTATCTTGAATATCTAAGGTCGGGTTAAATTCTACCAATTCGAACCCCAACAATTGGT is a genomic window of Candidatus Paracaedibacter acanthamoebae containing:
- a CDS encoding MFS transporter, with translation MLLPKHIAWTVFAMNVILISSIDIYIPAAPYLSHLFEVEDSIMKLTFLINPLLSSLMGIPFGRYSDKVGRRPFIIAGTCLYIIGSLLCTVAPGIEIFFVGRCLQAMGTGGLSVLSGALLADIFAGATLARYMGILASIYPLVFALAPIIGAEILTHFGWRYIFSINLIAMVCMAVFMWTILPETNRQTKLSSKPAEGMAGMRTLLFSGTAFLLVMIHAMPICFNGIFTVNSPFIYIDNFLMTPTEFAYIQAIPVSTQFIGAFIYKSIVERIGLASSLKFGLVTTITFILVSVCMMSGFIQPDPYLIISIISIFSLGSTFLISSAATLILDKNPGNKGLTMSYISFMRNMAISIGVGVISTFHYETITPIIGCMIAAAALEAILVRAQLRKMM
- the bcp gene encoding thioredoxin-dependent thiol peroxidase, whose translation is MLAIRDQAPDFTLRSDTGETIALSALKGKKVVLYFYPKDNTSGCTKQACDIRDNLAEIKAKAAIVIGVSKDSLKSHAKFRENHQLNFPLLSDETGEICEKYGTWVEKSMYGRKYMGIDRATFIIDEQGKISHIWRKVKVPGHLVDVLGKL
- a CDS encoding DUF4442 domain-containing protein, translated to MKLKRSTLLKLINFWLPFVGAGIRVKSISDDILSIDVEMKLRWWNRNYVKTHFGGSLYAMTDAFFMMILLENLGKDYIVWDKAATIRFKKPGRGTVRAHFHIPLEEIERIRQLANTNYKVEPQFTVNVMDESGTIIAEVDKLLYVRRKDKT
- a CDS encoding Bax inhibitor-1/YccA family protein, whose product is MSYQNRTVTRSGQFAAFEEGLRGYMQRVFAYMGLGLGITGLAAFLAATIPALNQFLYAPGMQYVTLFAPLAVVLFLSFRVGRMSFSAAQTTFWVYATLVGFSLTPLLLLYTGESVARIFFITASMFGAMALYGYTTKKDLTSMGSFLFMGLIGIVIASLVNLFMHSSAMSFVISALSVVIFTGLTAYDTQKIKDIYLESDGAEIAGKKAVMGALALYLDFINIFISLLRLFGDRRD
- the rocD gene encoding ornithine--oxo-acid transaminase, which encodes MEGFAATTTARSRMMESQDYMDLEDRWGAHNYHPLPVVLCRGEGVWLWDVTGKKYLDMMSAYSAVSHGHSHPRLVSTMIDQVNRLAMCSRAYHNDVMPRFLETVCKMTGMDRMLPMNTGAEAVETAIKAVRRWGYQVKGIPTDQAEIIVTSQNFHGRTIGIISFSSDKDYQKGFGPFLAGFKSVPFGDAIALEKAITPNTCAVLTEPIQGEAGIVMPPKGWLKQVSAICKKNNVMLVVDEVQSGLGRTGKILACEHEDVSPDAVILGKALGGGLFPVSGVAGKRHLMDVFNPGSHGSTFGGNPLGAAIAIKALELLEEDQLCERSQEMGAYLTKQLQSIDSKMVKDIRGIGLWIGLEINPKIAAARQICEKLAKLGVLSKETHETVVRLAPPLVITKEEIDWGINRIRQVLTES